CTCCAGCTGATGGGCATACGGATGCGGGATGTTCGGGAAGTCCGAGCCCAGGACGACGCGCGACTGCAGGTCGACCAGCCGCGACAGCAACGAGCGCGGGTAGGGCGACCCCGCCTCGGTGAAGTCGGTGAACGTCATCGTGGTGTCCAGATGCACCCCGTCGTACGCCGCAGCGAGGTCGAGGAACTCGGCGTACTCCGGCATCCCCATGTGAGCGACGACGGCGACGAGCCGCGGAAAGTCCGCGAGGACTGCACCGAACGGGCCCGGTCCGGTGAACTCCCCCGGCGCCGGGCCGCTACCGACGTGGGCAACCACCGGGACCTGTGCGTCGGCGAGCAGGCCCCACACCGGGCGCAGCAGCGGATCGCGCGGGTCGTAACGCCCCACCTGCACGTGCGCCTTGAAGACTCGAGCCCCTGCCGACAGTGCGTCGGCGACGTAGCGCTGCGCCGACGGCTCGGGGAAGAACGTCGCGGTCGGTACGCACTCGGGCACCCGCGCCGCGAACTCCAGCGACCAGCCGTTCAGCCACTCGGCCATGCCCGGCTTGTGCGGGTAGCACAACGCGGTCCACGCACGCAGTCCGAGAGCGCGAAGCCGGTCGATCCGCTCGTCCTCGTCGTAGCGGTAGGTGATCGGCCACGACCGGCCGAGCAGCGCTCCGCCGGCGTCGAAATATGCCCACACCTTGTCGAGCACGTTGTGCGGCATGAAGTGCACGTGGACGTCGACCAGCCCGGGGATTCCCAACGCGGCAACGAGATCAGGCACCGCGCCGTCATCGAGCGGAGCCCTCACAGTGCGGCCAGGAACTTCGCTGCGATCGGCGCGG
This genomic interval from Mycobacteriales bacterium contains the following:
- a CDS encoding amidohydrolase family protein, with the protein product MPDLVAALGIPGLVDVHVHFMPHNVLDKVWAYFDAGGALLGRSWPITYRYDEDERIDRLRALGLRAWTALCYPHKPGMAEWLNGWSLEFAARVPECVPTATFFPEPSAQRYVADALSAGARVFKAHVQVGRYDPRDPLLRPVWGLLADAQVPVVAHVGSGPAPGEFTGPGPFGAVLADFPRLVAVVAHMGMPEYAEFLDLAAAYDGVHLDTTMTFTDFTEAGSPYPRSLLSRLVDLQSRVVLGSDFPNIPHPYAHQLESLVRLDLGDDWLRAVCHDNGARLLGIPAP